The following are encoded together in the Planctobacterium marinum genome:
- a CDS encoding response regulator transcription factor — translation MKTIGYVEDNDAIRENYAECFMEAGFQVIAFGEAESALEAFKKSMPDLLLLDIGLGHQRDAGLQLCLEIRKFNDTVPIIFLTSHDKDYEKISGLRLGADDYITKDADIDYVIVRIETLMRRIQALQNASGSEVPAASEGNTTELSLDHNTYQAWWQGELLDLSLTQFWILDELQKGAGQLCSHAALMKAANIVVEPNTIVAHVKSIRSSFKKVDADFDNIRTVRGVGYQWLEKSH, via the coding sequence TTGAAAACAATAGGTTATGTAGAAGATAACGATGCCATCAGAGAGAATTACGCGGAATGCTTCATGGAAGCAGGATTTCAGGTAATTGCTTTTGGCGAAGCAGAAAGTGCATTAGAAGCCTTTAAAAAGTCCATGCCAGACCTGTTATTATTGGATATTGGACTCGGACATCAGCGCGACGCTGGCCTGCAATTGTGCCTGGAAATTCGCAAATTCAACGATACTGTACCGATCATTTTCCTGACTTCTCACGACAAAGATTACGAAAAGATCTCTGGCTTGCGTTTAGGTGCCGATGATTACATCACCAAGGATGCCGATATCGATTACGTTATCGTGCGCATCGAAACATTGATGCGTCGAATTCAAGCACTGCAAAACGCTTCCGGTAGTGAGGTTCCAGCGGCGTCAGAAGGCAATACCACAGAGTTGAGTTTGGACCACAATACCTATCAGGCATGGTGGCAAGGAGAACTATTAGATCTGAGCCTGACCCAGTTTTGGATCCTGGACGAGCTACAAAAAGGCGCGGGGCAGCTTTGCTCTCATGCAGCATTAATGAAGGCCGCGAATATTGTGGTAGAACCCAATACCATCGTTGCCCATGTTAAGTCTATCCGCAGCAGCTTCAAAAAAGTCGATGCCGACTTTGATAACATTCGCACCGTGCGGGGTGTGGGTTATCAATGGTTGGAAAAAAGCCACTAG
- the ppx gene encoding exopolyphosphatase, with product MTDLEDALAGVDSREVTPVAALDIGSNSFHLVVARIMAGSVQILHRVKQKVRLADGLDDDGMLSKEAIERGMAALEECKESMLGFKPEKVRIVATYTLRKAINSGEFISAAKKILPYPVEVISGVEEARLIYQGVAHTNAASGNRLVVDIGGGSTEFIVGEGFDPLLMRSLSMGCVNFTQRFFADEELKEKAFQKAITAAHQELELISDKYRAMGWDVCIGTSGTIKTLANVCAELEGRSEPAKITKDNLKQLIKHCCEAGKVSKLNLSAITEDRLPVFAAGLAVLMAVFESLDITEMEYSSAALREGVLYEMEDRLMHHDIRQRTAESIATRYDVDIHQARRVLQTTSSLLQQVADDWQLQEPELQSILGWAALLHEVGLQINSRRVQHHSAYILTHADLPGFNQEQQSLLATLVACHRKKFNADDIPKFEQFQREHVYALISLLRIGVLLNIKRQDNLLPEMNAKVDDDKLHLIFADSWLENKPLIEADLGVEAGRQESLGITLSFA from the coding sequence ATGACAGACCTTGAAGACGCCCTGGCAGGGGTGGACAGCAGAGAAGTAACCCCCGTAGCAGCATTAGATATTGGCTCCAATAGCTTTCATCTGGTGGTGGCGCGGATCATGGCCGGAAGCGTGCAAATCCTGCACAGAGTAAAACAAAAAGTCCGTCTCGCAGATGGATTGGACGATGACGGCATGCTCAGCAAAGAAGCCATTGAAAGAGGTATGGCGGCCCTGGAAGAATGCAAAGAGAGCATGCTGGGCTTCAAACCCGAAAAAGTCAGAATCGTAGCTACCTACACATTGCGCAAAGCCATTAATAGTGGTGAATTCATCAGTGCAGCCAAAAAAATACTGCCCTACCCTGTAGAGGTGATATCCGGTGTTGAAGAAGCTCGCCTGATTTATCAAGGTGTAGCGCATACCAATGCTGCAAGCGGGAATCGCCTGGTGGTGGATATCGGTGGTGGCTCCACCGAATTTATTGTCGGGGAAGGCTTTGATCCGCTATTGATGCGCTCTTTGAGTATGGGCTGTGTCAATTTTACTCAGCGCTTCTTTGCTGATGAAGAATTAAAGGAAAAAGCCTTCCAAAAAGCCATTACTGCCGCGCATCAGGAATTAGAGCTGATCAGTGACAAATACCGAGCCATGGGCTGGGATGTCTGTATTGGCACCTCAGGTACCATTAAAACCCTTGCGAACGTCTGTGCCGAACTGGAAGGCCGTTCAGAGCCCGCAAAAATCACCAAAGACAATCTCAAACAGCTGATTAAGCACTGTTGTGAGGCGGGTAAAGTCAGCAAACTCAACTTAAGTGCCATCACTGAAGATCGTTTGCCGGTGTTCGCCGCGGGACTGGCTGTGTTGATGGCCGTATTTGAAAGTCTGGATATCACCGAAATGGAATACTCTAGTGCCGCGTTACGCGAAGGTGTGTTGTACGAAATGGAAGATCGTTTAATGCATCATGACATTCGTCAACGCACCGCAGAAAGTATCGCAACTCGCTATGACGTGGATATCCATCAGGCGCGTCGAGTTCTACAAACAACCTCTTCCTTGTTACAGCAAGTGGCTGACGACTGGCAATTACAAGAGCCCGAATTACAAAGTATTCTGGGCTGGGCAGCACTGCTACATGAAGTTGGTCTACAGATTAACTCCCGTCGTGTGCAGCACCATTCAGCCTATATTTTGACCCATGCTGACTTGCCAGGTTTTAACCAAGAGCAACAAAGTCTGCTTGCGACGCTCGTGGCCTGTCACCGTAAAAAATTCAACGCCGACGATATTCCCAAGTTCGAACAATTCCAGCGTGAACACGTTTATGCGCTGATCAGTCTTTTGCGCATTGGTGTGTTACTCAACATAAAACGACAAGATAATTTATTGCCTGAAATGAACGCCAAGGTGGATGACGATAAACTGCACCTGATATTCGCAGATAGCTGGTTGGAAAACAAACCGCTGATTGAAGCCGATCTCGGTGTAGAGGCCGGTCGTCAGGAATCGTTGGGAATTACCTTGTCATTTGCATAA
- the ppk1 gene encoding polyphosphate kinase 1, protein MSQEINLYYPKELSWLSFNERVLQEAADKTNPIVERIRFLGIYSNNMDEFFRVRVAEVRRQLTIYTNNKDEQKEQEIKSLLEKMHKKILGLTKDFDRVFKDVERTLARYNIHIIDNTEVTEFQKNWLEGFFKNKVLRHIAPILVHRKVNLVERLNDSGNYLVVQIQCNDKANRYAIIEVPTQDLSRFVVVPPEKSKKKKHIILLDDIIKLNLERIFKGFVKFDSLQAFSFKMTRDSEYEINDEIDESYMEKMSDGMKQRLIAEPVRFTYDENMPEDMLEFIKKKLGMSSLDSVIASGAYRNFRDFIGFPNVGREYLENPELPAIHTQDFSQYDTVFEAITSNDVLLYYPYHRFLHLSEFVRQAAFDPNVKHIRMNLYRLASKSRIISSLIDAVDNGKNVTVVMELKARFDEEANIEWSKRMTDAGIRVLLGIPTLKIHSKLCVVTREEKGELIHYAHIGTGNFNEKTAKIYTDFSLFTRNQEIATEAVSVFDLIQYPYRSFKFKHLQVSPINNRTNLQKLIRSEIANATQGKKARIDLKVNNLVDAELIDDLYRASQAGVKIRAIIRGMCSLVPGIKGVSDNITITSIVDRFLEHPRLVVFENEGDPKVYISSADWMARNMDNRIEVGCPIYDSRLKQRIIDILEIQFKDTTKARVIDAEQKNSYVARGNRKKIRSQVETYKYLTDLEDVVDTSDDEIPEKP, encoded by the coding sequence ATGTCGCAAGAAATCAATCTCTATTACCCCAAAGAACTAAGCTGGCTGTCCTTTAATGAACGCGTATTACAGGAAGCTGCCGATAAAACCAATCCCATTGTAGAGCGCATTCGATTCCTCGGGATTTACTCCAACAATATGGATGAGTTTTTCAGGGTACGTGTGGCGGAAGTCAGACGTCAGTTAACCATCTACACCAACAATAAAGACGAGCAAAAAGAGCAGGAAATTAAGTCACTGTTGGAGAAGATGCATAAGAAAATTTTGGGTTTGACCAAAGATTTCGACAGAGTGTTTAAAGACGTTGAGCGCACCCTGGCCCGCTACAACATTCATATCATTGATAATACCGAAGTTACTGAATTTCAGAAGAATTGGCTGGAAGGTTTTTTCAAGAACAAAGTTTTGCGTCACATCGCCCCGATTCTGGTGCACCGCAAAGTCAATCTGGTTGAGCGTTTAAACGATTCAGGTAACTACCTGGTGGTACAAATCCAGTGCAATGACAAAGCGAATCGCTACGCGATTATTGAAGTGCCCACCCAAGATCTATCGCGCTTTGTCGTAGTGCCACCGGAAAAAAGCAAAAAGAAAAAACATATAATATTGCTGGATGACATCATCAAACTGAATCTGGAGCGCATATTCAAAGGTTTTGTTAAGTTTGATTCTCTGCAAGCTTTCTCCTTCAAAATGACGCGGGATTCAGAATACGAAATCAACGACGAGATTGACGAAAGTTATATGGAGAAGATGTCGGATGGCATGAAACAGCGCCTTATCGCTGAGCCGGTGCGTTTTACTTACGATGAAAACATGCCAGAAGATATGTTGGAGTTTATTAAGAAAAAGCTGGGCATGTCTTCTCTGGATAGCGTGATCGCCAGCGGCGCCTACCGCAACTTCAGAGATTTTATTGGCTTTCCCAATGTAGGAAGAGAGTACCTGGAAAACCCGGAATTGCCCGCCATACACACTCAGGATTTTTCTCAATACGATACGGTTTTTGAAGCCATTACCAGCAACGACGTGCTACTTTACTACCCCTATCATCGATTTTTACATCTGTCCGAGTTTGTTCGTCAGGCGGCATTCGATCCCAATGTAAAACATATTCGCATGAACTTATACCGCCTGGCGAGTAAGTCGCGCATCATCAGCTCCTTAATTGATGCCGTGGATAACGGTAAAAACGTAACTGTGGTGATGGAGCTCAAAGCGCGATTCGACGAAGAAGCCAATATCGAATGGTCAAAACGCATGACCGATGCCGGTATTCGCGTACTACTGGGCATACCTACGCTGAAAATTCACTCCAAACTCTGTGTAGTCACCCGTGAAGAAAAAGGCGAATTGATACATTATGCTCATATCGGCACCGGCAACTTCAACGAAAAAACCGCGAAGATCTACACCGATTTCAGTTTGTTTACCCGCAATCAGGAAATTGCCACCGAAGCCGTGAGCGTGTTTGATCTTATCCAATACCCGTACCGCTCATTCAAGTTTAAACACTTGCAAGTGTCACCGATTAACAACCGTACTAATCTGCAAAAGCTAATACGCTCTGAAATTGCCAATGCCACCCAAGGCAAAAAAGCACGTATCGATTTAAAAGTGAACAATCTGGTGGATGCAGAGCTCATTGATGACCTCTACAGAGCCAGCCAGGCTGGCGTAAAAATCAGAGCCATAATCCGCGGTATGTGCTCACTAGTTCCGGGTATCAAAGGAGTCAGCGATAATATTACTATCACTTCTATTGTCGACCGTTTTCTGGAACACCCGAGATTGGTGGTGTTTGAAAACGAGGGCGACCCTAAGGTATACATCTCCTCAGCCGACTGGATGGCACGTAATATGGACAATCGCATCGAGGTGGGCTGCCCGATATACGACAGTAGATTGAAACAGCGCATCATTGATATTCTGGAAATTCAATTCAAAGATACCACCAAAGCTCGGGTCATTGACGCGGAACAAAAAAACTCCTATGTTGCGCGAGGAAACAGAAAGAAAATACGCTCTCAGGTAGAAACTTACAAATACCTCACCGACCTTGAAGATGTTGTAGACACCTCCGACGACGAGATACCTGAAAAGCCGTAA
- a CDS encoding glycine cleavage system protein R: MKSIVITLVGNDKPGLIDSIAKAISNAQGNWLASSFAHMAGHFAGFAEIQIPEENEAALLATLENHPDLKITLSEGVSGQQAEMRKATIDIEANDRQGIVKELTHVLNTFNLNIMQFDSVCESAPNWGNLMFKATAEVDLPLDLDTQELQSALEDLSDDLMVDIKL; the protein is encoded by the coding sequence ATGAAATCTATAGTGATCACCTTAGTAGGTAACGACAAACCGGGTTTGATAGACTCTATTGCAAAAGCCATTTCAAATGCGCAAGGCAACTGGCTGGCAAGTAGCTTTGCCCACATGGCAGGTCATTTCGCGGGCTTTGCAGAAATCCAAATTCCAGAAGAAAACGAAGCCGCGCTGCTGGCAACTTTGGAAAACCATCCGGATCTGAAAATCACTCTGAGCGAAGGGGTCAGTGGCCAGCAGGCAGAAATGCGCAAAGCCACCATCGATATTGAGGCCAACGACCGGCAAGGTATTGTTAAGGAACTCACCCATGTGCTGAACACCTTTAACCTGAATATCATGCAATTTGATTCAGTGTGTGAAAGTGCTCCTAATTGGGGGAATTTAATGTTTAAAGCCACCGCCGAAGTGGATTTACCCTTAGACCTGGACACCCAAGAGCTGCAAAGTGCACTTGAAGATTTATCCGATGACCTGATGGTAGACATAAAATTATAA
- a CDS encoding ABC transporter permease subunit — MARDHLKRLQKQRVKIDRQVTRAITFGGWLVLVTLLILIWHLFSVTRPLLDDPVFVAQYQFPLHSDERLINAQTGYSSDEILLLDNQTCQLSLLRKPRDGEMQRYQVESRHSHSMATPGVSCGYLRMETHAEQTYLLELSANNLFRAWSVDGLHRGQKKLEFSVRLPATIQPESNLSWQPHFSSQEITLLIKSIVDGWHYLQYDRNSRTLKKHIKNINLGNADPQRIDSDSLELLFAGGHLMMLDEQHEQFQYYRGAQQPEILVAVSLSTQRSVLLVNAQMAVEKWSLVNDNGVMSLERLYQFPLPGQRLQKLMHVSGDLVVAFVDGKQFFINATTGEITDYVETLPAFDHVVARAGDIWLQSGETLQHWKVENPESVVSFASFWQELWYDGYPEPDYIWQTSSATDQAQAKFSLVPLVMGSIKAAFLAIVVAMPLAIGSAIYTAYYAGPRLRRLIKPYVEVLEAIPSVVIGFLAAIWLLPVSENYLLAVLLFLLFTPLFLLLFVWLNETNRHRNIYGWELLFFTLLIFAFLFAFHWLQSANPDWFRWLWRTDTGGLLSSELKSTFVLAIALGIAIIPTVFSIAEDAIYQVPSSLAKASFAMGASRTQTLLRIVLKVALPGILSALMLGFARAVGETMIVLMVSGNTPVADWSLLESMRSMTANLAIELPEAQPDSVHYQVLFFIALLLFMFTFVFNTLAEFLRIRLRHRYKL, encoded by the coding sequence TTGGCCAGAGATCATCTAAAGCGACTGCAAAAACAGCGCGTTAAAATAGACCGCCAGGTTACCAGAGCAATTACATTCGGTGGTTGGCTGGTATTGGTCACGCTTTTGATTTTGATCTGGCATTTGTTTTCTGTGACCCGACCCTTATTGGATGATCCGGTATTCGTTGCCCAATATCAGTTTCCATTGCACTCGGACGAGCGCCTAATCAATGCTCAAACGGGTTACAGCAGCGATGAAATATTGCTGTTAGACAATCAGACCTGTCAGTTGTCATTACTGCGAAAGCCACGCGATGGCGAGATGCAACGCTACCAGGTAGAGTCTCGCCATAGCCACTCGATGGCTACGCCGGGGGTGTCATGCGGCTATCTGCGCATGGAAACTCACGCAGAACAAACCTATTTACTGGAGCTCAGTGCCAATAACTTGTTTCGAGCCTGGTCTGTTGATGGACTTCATCGCGGGCAAAAGAAGCTGGAATTTAGTGTGCGCTTGCCCGCAACCATTCAACCCGAATCCAATCTGAGTTGGCAGCCTCATTTCAGCTCTCAGGAAATAACCCTGCTCATTAAATCCATTGTCGATGGTTGGCACTATCTACAATATGACCGAAACAGCAGAACACTGAAAAAACATATCAAAAACATTAACTTGGGTAACGCTGACCCTCAGCGAATTGACAGTGATAGTCTGGAGCTACTTTTTGCGGGTGGTCACCTGATGATGCTCGATGAACAGCATGAACAGTTCCAATATTATCGAGGTGCGCAACAACCCGAAATATTGGTGGCTGTGAGCTTGTCAACTCAACGCTCGGTACTGTTGGTTAATGCACAAATGGCGGTGGAAAAGTGGTCATTGGTGAATGACAACGGTGTGATGTCGTTGGAGAGACTCTATCAATTTCCTTTGCCCGGGCAGCGATTACAGAAGCTTATGCATGTGTCGGGGGACCTGGTAGTGGCTTTTGTCGATGGCAAGCAGTTCTTTATTAATGCTACCACAGGGGAAATAACCGATTATGTGGAGACGCTGCCAGCCTTTGACCATGTTGTGGCAAGAGCCGGCGATATTTGGTTGCAAAGCGGTGAGACGCTTCAGCACTGGAAGGTGGAAAATCCAGAATCCGTGGTTTCCTTTGCCAGTTTTTGGCAAGAGCTCTGGTACGACGGCTATCCCGAACCCGATTATATCTGGCAAACCTCTTCAGCAACGGACCAGGCGCAAGCAAAGTTCAGTTTAGTCCCTTTGGTTATGGGTAGCATCAAGGCGGCCTTTTTGGCTATTGTCGTGGCAATGCCTTTGGCGATTGGCAGTGCTATTTATACTGCTTATTATGCCGGGCCGAGATTGCGCCGATTGATCAAGCCTTATGTGGAAGTACTGGAAGCCATTCCTTCGGTGGTCATTGGCTTTTTGGCCGCTATTTGGCTATTGCCAGTATCCGAAAATTATTTGCTTGCCGTGTTATTATTCCTGTTGTTTACCCCTTTGTTTTTGCTGTTGTTTGTGTGGCTCAATGAAACCAATCGACATCGCAATATCTACGGTTGGGAGTTGTTGTTTTTTACCCTGTTGATTTTCGCATTCCTGTTTGCATTCCACTGGCTTCAGAGCGCAAATCCCGACTGGTTTCGGTGGTTGTGGAGAACCGACACCGGTGGCCTATTGAGTTCCGAGTTGAAAAGCACATTTGTGCTCGCCATTGCGCTGGGGATTGCCATTATTCCCACGGTATTCAGCATTGCAGAAGATGCTATCTACCAGGTGCCAAGTAGTTTGGCAAAGGCTTCCTTTGCAATGGGGGCATCGCGCACTCAAACTCTATTGCGGATCGTCTTGAAAGTCGCCTTGCCGGGGATCTTGTCGGCACTAATGTTGGGTTTTGCCCGTGCTGTTGGGGAGACTATGATAGTGTTAATGGTCAGCGGTAATACACCCGTCGCTGACTGGAGCTTGTTGGAAAGCATGCGCTCTATGACGGCGAATCTGGCCATTGAGCTGCCCGAAGCACAACCCGATAGCGTACATTATCAGGTGTTGTTTTTCATAGCTTTACTGCTGTTTATGTTTACCTTTGTATTTAATACGCTTGCTGAGTTTTTACGTATCCGATTAAGGCACCGCTACAAATTATGA
- the pstA gene encoding phosphate ABC transporter permease PstA — MKPPAHFLYALKEQSVKFFAGLAQAMVIFALLGILILVVGKGLEFFWPKSIQLVNYESNTAASQQLFGYVSSERLQTGHEGRIWLNQDSWQRPRNQTQVLLNPKFISSIEEPENLARIDLNDGRFLLAQPIFLNIIGEHLQLEQLPQALNIVTDLQEQYANINEGDMVSINTAIASLRAKGVSEDSAAMQTLLERYQSNRKELSEIEKVLAQYNIVVMDAASEMQTLPLQEVRQVFYPNGMGFFRKLGVMSSNLLLFLTEDTRDANQSGGVFPAIFGTVLMVLLMAVIVSPLGIMAAIYLTEYAPNNAVVSLIRLAVSNLAAVPSVVYGVFGLGFFVYQMGGSIDELFYADTLPNPTFGTPGLLWASLTMALLTLPVVIVATEEGLRRVPESLRYSSYALGATRYETIRRIVLPVASSSLLTGIILAVARAAGEVAPMLMVGAVRYAPVLPLDGEFPYLHLERQFMHLGVLIYDGAFHGQSTQQGAGMMFATCLLLLLVVLILNFIAIMVRNRLQTRYGY; from the coding sequence ATGAAACCGCCTGCTCACTTTCTTTACGCGCTTAAAGAGCAAAGCGTTAAATTTTTTGCCGGCCTTGCTCAGGCGATGGTGATCTTCGCCCTGTTGGGTATATTAATTTTAGTAGTAGGCAAGGGGCTGGAGTTTTTCTGGCCGAAGAGTATCCAGCTTGTTAATTACGAATCTAACACAGCAGCTAGTCAACAACTTTTTGGCTATGTTTCTAGTGAGCGCTTACAAACTGGCCACGAGGGCCGTATATGGCTCAACCAGGATTCATGGCAAAGACCTCGTAACCAAACTCAGGTGCTACTTAACCCCAAGTTTATTAGCAGCATTGAGGAGCCAGAGAACCTGGCTCGTATCGACTTAAACGACGGACGTTTTTTGCTGGCTCAGCCAATATTTCTCAATATTATTGGTGAGCACTTGCAGCTGGAGCAATTACCACAGGCCTTGAATATTGTTACTGATTTGCAGGAACAATATGCCAATATCAACGAAGGCGATATGGTAAGCATCAACACGGCGATTGCCAGTTTAAGAGCAAAAGGCGTGAGTGAAGATAGTGCGGCCATGCAAACACTCCTTGAACGCTATCAATCAAATCGCAAGGAATTATCCGAGATCGAGAAAGTGTTGGCACAATATAACATTGTGGTAATGGATGCCGCCTCTGAAATGCAGACTTTACCGCTTCAAGAGGTACGTCAGGTGTTTTATCCCAACGGTATGGGATTCTTTCGAAAGCTGGGTGTCATGAGCAGTAATCTGCTGTTATTTTTAACCGAAGATACCCGTGATGCCAACCAGTCGGGGGGGGTATTCCCTGCCATCTTTGGCACGGTCTTGATGGTGCTTTTGATGGCGGTAATCGTTTCCCCTCTGGGTATCATGGCCGCCATATATTTAACGGAATACGCACCAAATAACGCTGTGGTGAGTTTAATTCGCTTAGCTGTGAGCAATCTTGCGGCTGTGCCATCGGTTGTCTATGGCGTATTTGGGCTGGGCTTTTTCGTTTATCAGATGGGCGGCAGTATCGACGAGCTGTTTTACGCGGATACCCTACCTAATCCAACATTTGGTACACCGGGTTTGCTTTGGGCTTCATTGACTATGGCATTACTTACCTTACCTGTGGTGATTGTGGCAACAGAGGAAGGCTTGCGCAGAGTGCCTGAATCATTGCGTTATTCCAGTTATGCCTTAGGCGCTACTCGCTATGAAACTATTCGACGAATCGTCTTGCCGGTGGCCAGTTCCAGCTTATTAACGGGTATTATCCTTGCTGTTGCGAGAGCTGCGGGGGAGGTGGCTCCCATGTTGATGGTAGGGGCTGTGCGCTATGCCCCTGTGTTACCTCTGGATGGTGAGTTTCCCTATTTGCATCTGGAGCGGCAGTTTATGCATTTGGGGGTTTTGATTTATGATGGTGCCTTTCACGGGCAATCAACTCAGCAAGGGGCGGGAATGATGTTCGCCACCTGCTTGCTTTTACTGTTGGTGGTACTGATACTGAATTTTATTGCGATAATGGTGCGCAATCGCTTACAAACTAGATATGGTTATTGA
- the pstB gene encoding phosphate ABC transporter ATP-binding protein PstB, which translates to MLAKQRRKQDHHDDIAIDVEQLSLRFGDKVALRNISLQIPKQSITAIIGPSGCGKSTLIGCFNRLTDLNPEAKVSGNVYINGRNIYHAKQNVPALRTQVGMVFQQPNPFPISIYENVVYGLRIKGITDRRILDDIVERSLMQAALWEEVKDILFQSALKLSGGQQQRLVIARALALEPDILMLDEPTSALDPISTLMIEELIFQLKEQHTVIVVTHNLQQAARVSDQTAFLNNGELIEYSSTDVMFTMPLEQQTEAFITGRFG; encoded by the coding sequence ATGTTAGCAAAACAACGTCGTAAACAAGATCATCACGACGATATTGCGATAGATGTTGAACAATTGTCGTTGCGTTTTGGCGACAAGGTGGCACTCAGAAACATATCACTACAAATCCCCAAGCAGAGTATTACCGCTATTATCGGGCCCAGTGGCTGTGGTAAATCCACTTTGATCGGCTGCTTTAATCGTTTGACCGATCTGAACCCGGAGGCTAAGGTTTCCGGCAATGTTTATATCAACGGTCGCAATATTTATCACGCTAAACAAAACGTGCCAGCGTTGCGTACTCAAGTGGGGATGGTGTTTCAACAGCCCAATCCGTTTCCCATTTCAATTTATGAAAACGTCGTTTATGGCTTGCGCATCAAAGGTATTACCGATCGTCGTATTTTAGATGATATTGTTGAGCGTTCATTGATGCAGGCAGCTTTGTGGGAAGAGGTGAAAGACATATTGTTCCAGTCGGCGTTAAAGTTATCTGGCGGACAGCAACAACGCCTGGTGATTGCGCGCGCGTTGGCCTTAGAGCCCGATATTTTGATGCTGGATGAGCCCACATCTGCCTTGGATCCTATCTCTACGCTGATGATCGAAGAGCTGATATTTCAGTTAAAAGAACAGCACACCGTTATTGTCGTTACTCATAACTTACAACAGGCCGCCCGGGTATCCGACCAAACTGCCTTTTTAAATAATGGCGAACTCATTGAGTACTCCAGTACTGATGTGATGTTTACTATGCCTCTGGAGCAGCAAACCGAGGCCTTTATCACCGGCCGTTTTGGTTAA
- the phoU gene encoding phosphate signaling complex protein PhoU: MQSFNMTSHISGKFNEELESLKNAVLAMGGEVELYLNRTLTALKTNDRRAAEKVVLGDATVNNMELRIDEECMRIIARRHPAASDLRLVLTVVKINVDVERIGDEVERIARMVANGQIPVSERIKADMFDIGHLILEMFQNTLNAFARMDDTAAEAVHAQDQRVDEQYKQLLIEVIQEMQKKDEIDPAWLEVLWSLRSMERIGDRCKNICEYVIYFVRGVNLRHK; this comes from the coding sequence ATGCAATCTTTCAACATGACCTCTCACATCTCAGGTAAGTTCAATGAGGAGTTGGAATCCCTTAAAAATGCCGTATTGGCGATGGGGGGAGAAGTCGAGCTATACCTGAACCGCACTTTGACGGCCTTAAAAACCAATGACCGACGAGCCGCCGAAAAAGTGGTACTGGGTGATGCCACTGTAAACAACATGGAATTGCGTATCGACGAAGAATGTATGCGTATCATTGCACGTCGCCACCCGGCAGCCAGTGATCTGCGTCTGGTTTTGACTGTGGTTAAAATTAATGTGGACGTAGAGCGTATCGGAGATGAAGTCGAGCGGATTGCGCGCATGGTGGCCAATGGCCAGATCCCTGTGTCGGAACGCATTAAAGCCGATATGTTTGATATCGGTCATTTGATTCTGGAAATGTTTCAAAACACCTTGAATGCCTTTGCTCGTATGGACGACACTGCTGCTGAAGCGGTGCACGCTCAAGACCAGCGAGTAGATGAGCAGTACAAACAATTGCTGATTGAAGTGATTCAAGAAATGCAGAAAAAAGACGAAATTGATCCTGCCTGGTTGGAAGTATTGTGGTCACTGCGTTCAATGGAGCGCATCGGAGACCGCTGCAAAAATATTTGTGAATACGTGATTTACTTTGTAAGAGGTGTCAACCTGCGTCATAAGTAG